A window of the Aquimarina spinulae genome harbors these coding sequences:
- a CDS encoding stage II sporulation protein M, whose protein sequence is MREAAFVRQNKDKWLKFESVLVNNTQITPDELSNLYIEITDHLSYAQTFYPNSQTLNYLNGLASSAHQKIYKTKKEKKNRLYSFWVKEFPIEFYQYQKHLLIAFLISVLFTAIGAYSSATDGAFVRSILGDAYVNMTLENIANEDPMAVYKQMGETNMFLGITLNNIKVALNCFILGVLFGIGTIYMLMQNFIMLGSFQYFFYEKGLLWESARTIWIHGTIEISVIIIAGCAGLVVGNSILFPKTYTRLTSFVKGIKAGLKIVISTVPFFILAGFLEGFVTRHTEMPDWLAILIISGSLALILFYYVIYPRQLYNRLKNE, encoded by the coding sequence ATGCGTGAGGCGGCTTTTGTGAGGCAAAATAAAGATAAATGGTTAAAATTTGAAAGTGTTCTGGTTAATAATACTCAAATAACTCCAGATGAGCTTTCTAATTTATATATCGAGATAACTGATCACCTTAGTTATGCTCAGACATTTTATCCTAATAGTCAAACTCTTAATTATTTAAATGGTTTAGCATCTAGTGCTCATCAAAAAATCTATAAAACAAAAAAAGAGAAAAAAAATCGATTGTATTCTTTTTGGGTTAAAGAATTTCCTATAGAATTCTATCAATATCAAAAACACTTACTCATCGCATTTCTAATTTCTGTTTTGTTTACGGCTATAGGAGCATATTCTTCTGCTACCGACGGAGCTTTTGTAAGATCAATCTTAGGTGATGCTTATGTAAATATGACCTTAGAAAATATTGCTAACGAAGATCCCATGGCAGTATACAAACAAATGGGAGAAACCAATATGTTTTTGGGGATAACTTTAAATAATATCAAAGTAGCTCTTAATTGCTTTATTCTAGGAGTACTATTCGGGATAGGAACTATATATATGCTTATGCAAAATTTTATAATGCTAGGTTCTTTTCAGTATTTTTTCTACGAGAAAGGATTGCTTTGGGAAAGTGCTCGCACAATATGGATTCATGGTACGATTGAAATCTCTGTGATTATTATTGCTGGATGTGCAGGCCTGGTTGTAGGAAACTCTATTTTATTTCCAAAAACGTATACTCGACTTACTTCTTTTGTTAAAGGAATTAAAGCTGGGTTAAAAATTGTGATTAGCACAGTTCCCTTTTTTATATTAGCAGGGTTTTTAGAAGGCTTTGTCACCAGGCATACAGAAATGCCTGATTGGCTGGCTATTTTAATCATATCAGGGTCGCTAGCTCTAATCTTGTTTTATTATGTAATTTACCCCAGACAACTTTATAACAGACTAAAAAATGAATAA
- a CDS encoding RDD family protein has protein sequence MDNFQIETAQNVSIQQNAAGIGERILAYLIDLLIIIAYFIITIFMIGALSLDYGDEWAFWLILSLPPFLYFILWETFWDGKTPGKATMKIKVARMDGARPAFSNYLVRWLLRLLDITLAFGGVAVVSILLNGKGQRLGDMAAGTTVISERQRVRFNQTILVDIPEDYVAVYPQVTVFSDAEIRKIKTIYTEARRDADHNIILELSKKVSALMDVTPQEKPLQFVDRVIADYNYYTQKL, from the coding sequence ATGGATAATTTTCAAATAGAAACTGCTCAAAATGTTAGTATACAGCAAAATGCTGCTGGGATAGGAGAGCGTATTCTAGCGTATCTTATTGATCTTTTGATTATCATAGCGTATTTTATCATCACTATATTTATGATTGGTGCATTAAGTCTAGATTATGGAGATGAGTGGGCTTTTTGGTTAATTTTAAGTTTACCACCGTTCTTATACTTTATATTATGGGAAACATTTTGGGACGGTAAAACTCCAGGTAAAGCAACGATGAAAATAAAAGTGGCCCGTATGGATGGAGCACGACCTGCTTTTTCGAATTACTTGGTGCGATGGTTACTTCGTTTATTAGATATTACTTTGGCATTTGGTGGTGTTGCCGTTGTTTCTATTTTGTTGAACGGTAAAGGACAACGCCTTGGAGATATGGCAGCAGGTACAACTGTGATTAGTGAGCGGCAACGTGTACGATTTAACCAAACGATATTAGTTGATATCCCAGAAGATTATGTAGCCGTGTACCCTCAGGTTACTGTTTTTAGTGATGCAGAGATTCGTAAAATAAAAACTATCTATACAGAAGCCAGGCGAGATGCAGATCATAATATCATTCTCGAGCTTTCTAAAAAAGTAAGTGCTTTGATGGATGTTACTCCGCAAGAAAAACCATTGCAATTTGTAGATAGAGTAATCGCAGATTATAATTATTATACGCAGAAGTTATAA
- a CDS encoding peptidylprolyl isomerase has protein sequence MSFTKSILCFCVSIFIFSSCEDTHSKKNKQDVKTNTDSISVNDKKGKEDTTAAQKEKKSNNENKDTEEEPFRLTNDNLEEFLTNYGKENPETLVNIKTIHGDIHIKLYKKTLIHRANFIYLVKQKYFDETFFYRVAKGFVIQGGNSDRQQMANKRHEIGDYTIPQEPVKGLRHTRGAVALSKQWVDNPSNRSTPFEFFIVIAKNGAFHLDGEHTIFGKVVKGMDVADKISNVPTDGSEWPKENIFIKAEVIK, from the coding sequence ATGTCATTTACCAAATCAATTTTATGCTTTTGCGTATCTATTTTCATATTCTCTAGTTGTGAAGATACACATTCTAAGAAAAATAAACAGGATGTAAAAACAAATACAGATTCAATTTCTGTAAATGACAAAAAGGGAAAAGAAGATACCACAGCAGCGCAAAAAGAAAAGAAATCTAATAACGAAAATAAAGATACTGAAGAAGAGCCATTTAGACTCACTAATGATAATCTAGAGGAATTCCTGACTAATTATGGAAAAGAAAACCCAGAGACATTAGTTAATATAAAAACTATACATGGTGATATTCATATCAAATTATACAAAAAGACACTTATTCATAGAGCAAATTTTATTTACCTGGTAAAGCAGAAATATTTTGATGAAACTTTTTTCTATCGTGTTGCCAAAGGTTTTGTGATCCAGGGAGGTAATAGTGATCGCCAACAAATGGCAAACAAACGTCATGAAATTGGAGACTATACCATTCCGCAAGAACCCGTAAAAGGCTTAAGACACACCAGAGGAGCTGTTGCTTTATCCAAACAATGGGTAGATAATCCATCAAATCGTTCAACTCCATTCGAATTCTTTATTGTAATTGCTAAAAACGGAGCTTTTCACCTGGATGGAGAACATACGATTTTTGGGAAAGTTGTAAAGGGAATGGATGTGGCCGATAAAATCTCTAATGTTCCTACAGATGGTAGCGAATGGCCAAAAGAAAATATTTTCATAAAAGCAGAAGTGATTAAGTAA
- a CDS encoding NUDIX hydrolase, with the protein MTFETFKNLIPKIEKMSVPGESSHFIMAPEARMKALNHLKIEERSPRNAAVMMFFYPKDTITHLVLILRPEYEGVHSGQIALPGGKVEMYDVNYTETALRETHEEVGVQPNTVTIIKSLTKVYIPPSNFWVHPFLGFSDRRPNFIRQKEEVAKVIEVPLTELLNEDNVVFKKLTTSYAKNIEVPSFELNGYVVWGATAMMLSELKMLLKTSIAL; encoded by the coding sequence ATGACATTTGAAACATTTAAGAATTTAATCCCAAAAATAGAAAAAATGTCAGTACCGGGAGAATCTTCCCATTTTATTATGGCTCCAGAAGCTCGTATGAAAGCATTGAATCATCTTAAAATTGAAGAGAGAAGCCCTAGAAATGCTGCAGTGATGATGTTTTTTTACCCAAAGGATACCATAACTCATCTTGTACTGATTTTACGACCCGAATACGAAGGAGTACATTCGGGACAGATTGCATTGCCAGGAGGAAAAGTAGAGATGTATGATGTAAACTATACAGAGACAGCACTACGAGAAACTCATGAAGAGGTGGGAGTACAGCCTAATACTGTTACTATAATTAAATCCCTAACAAAAGTATATATCCCTCCTTCTAATTTTTGGGTACATCCGTTTTTAGGATTTTCTGACAGAAGACCCAATTTTATTCGCCAGAAAGAAGAAGTTGCAAAAGTGATTGAGGTTCCGCTAACAGAACTTCTTAACGAAGATAATGTTGTTTTTAAAAAATTAACTACTTCTTATGCAAAGAATATAGAGGTACCTTCCTTTGAACTAAATGGTTACGTGGTCTGGGGAGCAACTGCAATGATGTTAAGTGAGCTTAAAATGCTTTTAAAGACGTCAATAGCATTATGA
- a CDS encoding lysophospholipid acyltransferase family protein has product MGLFKRNPFGHILFFKKWLIRIMGGLTHSRYRGFNELQIEGSEIFKNLPDNNVLFVSNHQTYFADVVAMFHVFNASLSGRTDSIKNVGYLWQPKLNLYYVAAKETMRAGLLARILAYAGAITVERTWREKGKDVNRQVKMSDITNISRALDDGWVITFPQGTTKPFKPIRKGTAHIIRKYKPIVIPIVIDGFRRSFDKKGIRIKKRGILQSMVIKKPLDIDYENDSIDDIVSKLEFAIEQHPSFLKVIPKEELEAEEELNKKRQWEY; this is encoded by the coding sequence ATGGGATTATTTAAAAGAAATCCATTTGGACATATATTATTTTTTAAAAAATGGCTTATCCGTATTATGGGTGGGTTAACGCATAGTCGTTATAGAGGTTTTAATGAATTACAAATTGAAGGAAGCGAAATTTTTAAAAACCTTCCTGATAATAATGTGTTATTTGTTTCTAATCATCAAACTTATTTTGCTGATGTAGTAGCAATGTTTCATGTTTTTAATGCAAGCTTAAGTGGTCGTACAGACTCTATTAAGAATGTAGGGTATTTATGGCAGCCCAAGCTTAATCTATATTATGTTGCTGCAAAAGAAACAATGAGAGCCGGATTATTAGCAAGAATTCTTGCGTATGCCGGAGCTATAACTGTAGAGCGTACCTGGAGAGAGAAAGGAAAAGATGTGAATCGCCAGGTAAAAATGAGTGACATTACTAATATTTCTAGAGCATTAGATGATGGGTGGGTGATTACATTTCCGCAGGGAACTACAAAACCTTTTAAGCCTATTCGTAAAGGAACTGCTCATATTATCAGAAAATATAAACCAATAGTAATTCCTATTGTAATAGACGGTTTTAGAAGATCTTTTGATAAAAAAGGTATTCGCATTAAAAAACGAGGAATATTACAATCTATGGTGATAAAAAAACCATTGGATATTGATTATGAAAATGATTCTATCGATGATATCGTAAGTAAATTAGAGTTTGCTATAGAACAGCATCCATCTTTTCTTAAAGTAATTCCGAAGGAAGAATTAGAAGCCGAGGAAGAACTAAATAAGAAAAGACAGTGGGAATATTAA
- a CDS encoding AraC family transcriptional regulator: MTTHYKPLLGKYLIFPLFILVFNSFCISAQENDIQDAIAYIKQAGLFYDNEDYEKSMSYYDKAEQIVKKVHHDSLLSIIYARKGHIHLRDGKNKDALDAYSKALDITELTGYKEIEIKANSGLIVILKRMNRLDKALKIARHSLKLIPKTNLHRKGAHASILILTSEVYLDREQYDSTLYYIEKGLDISKELGYKEAILDLYIKKGMVYYYQKKYDTSLDFLFKAKDILSQQEINNKTYPIINTNYFIASCYYQQEFYDKAISVLTNSINNFAENDSLKPPAIRSHLLLAHCYNEKKEHEKANLWSNKYVKLNESYQKDKDQTVDIIHEKETNRLQKEIVTLKAKQTKDKQAKNLIFWILLITLTTLTCIVFMYIKKQRSNKALFNKLMKEINDLESIKQTTINKKESSKEIIIDDQKINEIIKGLEKLEVQEYFLKLECNLRSMAKKLKTNTTYLSKIINIHKEKNFTDYINDLRIEYVLKRLKNDKKFRSFSIQSIAAEIGYKSSYSLVKHFKAKTGINPSYYIKSLDKQYLDPEISI; the protein is encoded by the coding sequence ATGACAACCCACTATAAACCTTTATTAGGCAAATACCTTATTTTTCCTTTATTTATTCTTGTATTCAACTCCTTTTGTATTTCTGCTCAAGAAAATGATATTCAAGATGCTATAGCATATATTAAACAAGCTGGGTTATTTTACGACAACGAAGATTATGAAAAAAGCATGTCCTATTATGATAAAGCGGAACAAATAGTTAAAAAAGTACACCATGATTCTTTATTATCTATTATATATGCTAGAAAAGGTCATATACATCTTAGAGATGGAAAAAACAAAGATGCACTTGATGCCTATTCAAAAGCATTAGATATTACAGAATTAACAGGGTATAAAGAAATTGAAATTAAGGCTAATTCGGGGCTCATTGTTATTCTCAAAAGAATGAACAGATTAGACAAAGCTTTAAAAATTGCACGTCACTCACTTAAATTAATTCCGAAAACTAATCTTCATAGAAAAGGAGCTCACGCTAGTATTTTGATTCTTACTAGCGAGGTATATTTAGATAGGGAACAATATGATTCTACATTATATTATATAGAAAAAGGACTAGATATAAGCAAAGAGTTAGGGTATAAAGAAGCTATTTTGGACTTATATATAAAAAAAGGAATGGTATATTATTACCAAAAAAAGTATGATACATCTTTAGATTTTTTATTTAAAGCAAAAGACATTCTATCTCAACAAGAAATTAACAACAAGACCTATCCCATAATCAATACCAATTATTTCATTGCAAGTTGTTATTATCAGCAAGAATTTTATGATAAAGCAATTAGCGTATTAACAAATAGTATAAACAACTTTGCAGAAAATGATTCTCTAAAACCTCCCGCGATTAGATCTCATTTACTGCTAGCTCATTGTTACAATGAAAAAAAAGAACATGAAAAAGCAAATCTGTGGAGTAACAAATATGTTAAGCTAAATGAATCTTATCAAAAAGATAAGGATCAAACAGTGGATATTATTCACGAAAAAGAAACGAATAGACTTCAAAAAGAAATAGTAACTCTTAAGGCAAAGCAAACCAAAGATAAGCAAGCGAAAAACCTAATATTCTGGATTCTTTTAATCACGTTAACGACACTAACTTGTATCGTTTTTATGTATATCAAAAAACAACGATCTAATAAAGCTTTGTTTAATAAATTAATGAAAGAAATTAACGATTTAGAATCTATTAAACAAACTACTATCAACAAGAAAGAATCCTCTAAAGAAATCATTATTGACGATCAGAAAATCAATGAGATCATTAAAGGCCTAGAAAAATTAGAAGTTCAAGAATACTTTTTAAAGTTAGAATGTAATTTACGGTCCATGGCAAAAAAGTTAAAAACCAATACCACATATTTATCCAAAATAATAAATATTCACAAAGAAAAAAACTTTACCGATTACATCAATGACCTTAGAATTGAATATGTCCTAAAAAGATTAAAAAATGATAAAAAATTCAGGTCATTTTCTATTCAATCTATTGCAGCAGAAATTGGATATAAAAGTAGCTACTCGCTGGTGAAACATTTTAAAGCAAAAACAGGCATCAACCCGTCCTATTATATTAAGAGTTTGGATAAGCAGTATTTAGACCCAGAAATTAGTATATAA
- a CDS encoding LytR/AlgR family response regulator transcription factor: MNIIIIEDEKPAARRLNRMLGELNIKVHTMLHSVQESIEWFSTNEHPDLIFLDIQLSDGLSFEIFDAITIKSSIIFTTAYDEYALKAFKLNSIDYLLKPIDDEELEVAVQKYKEQLPQKQQLQVDFEDIKKLLINPMDRTYKKRFTTKVGQHLKIFSVEDIECFYSENKGTYLHTTDNRNYLIDTTLESLEDELNPQQFFRASRKFYININAIQDIISYTNSRLQIKLNHFNEQEIIVARERVKDFKLWLE; encoded by the coding sequence ATGAACATAATAATTATTGAAGATGAAAAACCTGCAGCCAGACGTCTTAACAGAATGCTTGGTGAGTTAAATATAAAAGTACATACTATGTTACATTCTGTACAAGAATCTATAGAATGGTTTAGTACAAATGAACATCCCGATCTAATTTTTCTGGATATTCAACTTAGTGATGGGTTATCTTTTGAAATATTTGATGCAATTACCATAAAAAGCTCTATTATATTTACAACTGCTTATGATGAATATGCGCTTAAAGCTTTTAAATTGAATAGTATCGATTACCTATTAAAACCAATAGACGATGAAGAGTTAGAAGTTGCTGTACAAAAATACAAGGAACAATTACCACAAAAACAACAGCTTCAGGTAGATTTTGAAGATATTAAAAAACTGCTCATAAACCCTATGGACCGTACGTATAAAAAGCGGTTTACAACCAAGGTTGGGCAGCATCTAAAAATATTTTCGGTAGAAGATATCGAATGCTTTTATTCTGAAAATAAAGGAACATATCTGCATACAACAGATAATAGAAATTATCTGATCGACACCACTCTAGAGTCTCTTGAAGATGAACTAAATCCACAGCAATTTTTTAGAGCAAGCAGAAAGTTTTACATCAATATAAATGCGATACAAGATATTATATCGTATACCAATTCGAGATTACAAATCAAACTTAATCATTTTAACGAACAAGAAATTATCGTAGCGAGAGAACGGGTAAAGGATTTTAAATTATGGTTAGAATGA
- a CDS encoding 2TM domain-containing protein, producing MKDFNKEKRYERAKERVEELKKFYNNLFSYVIIIGFLAGLNYYQNEWRYAWFLWAAFGWGIGLAFHAVKAYKINPMFDKDWEERKIREYMDEEQDQEQQRWE from the coding sequence ATGAAAGATTTCAATAAAGAAAAAAGATATGAACGAGCAAAAGAGCGAGTAGAAGAATTAAAAAAATTCTATAATAACTTATTCTCTTATGTTATCATTATTGGATTTTTAGCTGGATTAAATTATTATCAAAATGAATGGCGATATGCCTGGTTTTTATGGGCTGCATTCGGTTGGGGAATTGGTTTAGCTTTTCATGCAGTTAAAGCCTACAAAATAAATCCTATGTTTGATAAAGACTGGGAAGAACGTAAGATTAGAGAATATATGGACGAGGAACAAGACCAGGAACAACAACGTTGGGAATAA
- a CDS encoding 2TM domain-containing protein, whose protein sequence is MNDYNEEKAYEKAKKRLDEEKGFYSHLVVYIVINIALFFFMSKLIIFVDANNDDPGFRNWKFWNTILTPVVWGIALLGHGLWVFREKFFLKKFFKKSIFSKDWEERKIKEFMDKDKF, encoded by the coding sequence ATGAATGATTATAACGAAGAAAAAGCTTACGAAAAAGCAAAGAAAAGACTTGATGAAGAAAAAGGATTCTATTCTCACCTTGTAGTATATATTGTAATCAATATTGCTCTATTCTTTTTCATGTCTAAGTTGATAATATTTGTTGATGCTAATAATGATGATCCAGGGTTTAGAAACTGGAAATTCTGGAATACCATTTTAACTCCTGTAGTATGGGGAATAGCATTACTCGGACATGGATTATGGGTATTTAGAGAGAAGTTCTTCCTGAAAAAATTCTTTAAAAAATCTATTTTCAGCAAAGATTGGGAAGAACGTAAAATAAAAGAATTTATGGATAAGGATAAGTTTTAG
- a CDS encoding 2TM domain-containing protein, with protein MNDLKRIAIISLVVSVIVALVTLLVNGFNFDRILTVKWWTIAYMYCFILTYLNSFYFNVLNNKFEWKNKGLQRVLIGAGGSIIITMVGYAICQFVVAVVILKTQTSSEFIIDQSFKDYLFPLLLTVIISLFFHTVYFYKALQETKVTEQKIIAGTVSAKFAALKNQLDPHFLFNSLNVLTSLIEENPKMAQKFTTSLSKVYRYVLEQKDKELVTVDEELKFARTYMTLIQLRFEDSIIFEIPEQALNPEARVVPLSLQILLENTVKHNIVMPENPLHIKIYEKDNFLIVENNLQPKEVIKQSSGVGLGNVQQRYALLTKRKFSVYKTEDAFIAELPILTKQIKSADMTISENIEHTKSIKYKRAKERVQKIKEFYGNLISYVIVIPCLAVLNYKTTGFGIPWVIFPIVGWGIGLIFHYSEAYGYHPVLGKDWEEKKIRKYMNESNDSYHE; from the coding sequence ATGAATGATTTAAAAAGAATAGCCATTATTTCCCTAGTGGTCTCTGTAATAGTCGCATTGGTAACTTTATTAGTAAATGGATTTAATTTTGACCGAATCCTTACTGTAAAATGGTGGACTATCGCCTATATGTATTGCTTCATTTTAACATACCTTAATTCTTTTTATTTTAATGTTTTGAATAATAAATTTGAATGGAAAAACAAGGGACTACAAAGGGTTCTAATTGGAGCCGGAGGTTCTATCATCATAACAATGGTAGGGTATGCAATATGCCAGTTTGTTGTTGCTGTAGTCATACTTAAAACCCAAACAAGCTCAGAATTTATTATTGATCAGTCTTTTAAAGATTACCTGTTTCCGTTATTACTAACAGTTATCATTTCTCTATTCTTTCATACGGTATACTTCTATAAAGCATTACAGGAGACAAAAGTTACCGAGCAAAAGATTATAGCGGGAACTGTTTCTGCAAAGTTTGCAGCATTAAAGAATCAATTAGATCCTCATTTTTTGTTTAACAGCCTTAATGTATTGACCTCTCTAATTGAGGAAAATCCAAAAATGGCACAAAAATTTACAACATCATTATCAAAAGTATATCGATATGTTTTAGAGCAAAAAGATAAAGAATTGGTCACTGTGGACGAAGAATTAAAATTTGCTCGAACGTATATGACTTTAATACAATTACGCTTTGAAGACAGTATTATTTTTGAGATTCCTGAGCAAGCATTAAATCCTGAAGCCAGAGTAGTACCACTATCATTACAAATTTTACTTGAGAATACTGTAAAACACAATATAGTGATGCCAGAGAACCCGCTGCATATCAAAATCTATGAAAAAGATAATTTTCTAATCGTTGAAAATAATCTTCAACCCAAAGAGGTCATAAAACAAAGCAGTGGCGTAGGCTTAGGAAATGTACAACAACGATACGCACTATTAACGAAAAGAAAATTTTCGGTGTATAAAACGGAAGATGCTTTTATTGCAGAGCTTCCAATATTAACAAAACAAATAAAATCAGCAGATATGACAATTTCAGAAAATATAGAACACACAAAAAGCATAAAATATAAAAGAGCAAAAGAACGTGTACAAAAGATCAAAGAATTTTATGGTAATCTGATTTCTTATGTAATCGTTATCCCTTGCCTGGCTGTACTAAATTATAAAACAACAGGATTTGGTATTCCCTGGGTTATATTTCCTATTGTGGGTTGGGGTATCGGACTCATCTTTCATTATTCAGAAGCTTATGGATATCACCCAGTATTAGGAAAGGATTGGGAAGAGAAAAAAATTAGAAAATATATGAACGAATCAAATGACAGCTATCATGAATGA
- a CDS encoding DUF2141 domain-containing protein — protein sequence MKTLKFTVILLLMLCIKTGIAQEPGHSLTVIVTNIESNQGTIQVGLYNTKGNFLNEIYQSISTKAKTGSVEVVFKNVPKGEYAISLYHDTDGNQKLNTFLSIPTEPYGVSNNAKGRFGPPQWEDAKFSISDKEIVQSIKL from the coding sequence ATGAAAACTTTAAAATTTACAGTTATTCTATTGCTTATGTTATGCATAAAAACAGGGATTGCTCAAGAACCAGGACATTCTCTTACCGTTATTGTCACTAATATAGAATCTAACCAGGGTACGATACAAGTAGGACTTTATAATACTAAAGGTAATTTCTTGAATGAAATATACCAATCTATTAGTACAAAAGCTAAAACCGGAAGTGTTGAAGTTGTTTTCAAAAATGTTCCTAAAGGAGAATATGCTATTTCATTATATCATGATACAGATGGCAACCAGAAACTTAACACCTTTCTTAGCATCCCTACAGAACCTTATGGAGTTAGTAATAATGCAAAAGGAAGATTTGGACCACCACAATGGGAAGATGCTAAGTTCTCTATTTCTGATAAAGAAATCGTACAATCTATCAAGTTGTAA